The nucleotide sequence CGAACGTTCATCAGAAGGTTACCGTTAGCCCATGACGACCGAGCACGTAGATGCCCGTCCGGCACTCGCCAGCGCACTCGTGACGGCGATCGACCACGTCGGCATCGCGGTCCGCGACCTCGACGCCGCGATCAAGTGGTACCACGACTACCTGGGCATGATCGTGCTGCACGAAGAGGTGAACGACGACCAGGGCATCCGCGAGGCCATGCTCTCGGTGCGCGGCGCCCCCAAGGGCAGCGCGCAGGTTCAGCTGATGGCGCCGATCGACGACTCGTCGACTATCGCCAAGTTCCTCGACAAGCGGGGCCCGGGCCTGCAGCAGTTCGCCTACCGGGTGAGCGACATCGAGGCGCTGACCGATCGTTTGCGCGAGGCCGGCGTGCGCCTGATCTACGACGCGCCGCGGCGCGGCACGGCAAACTCCCGAATCAACTTCATCCAC is from Mycolicibacterium grossiae and encodes:
- the mce gene encoding methylmalonyl-CoA epimerase, whose protein sequence is MTTEHVDARPALASALVTAIDHVGIAVRDLDAAIKWYHDYLGMIVLHEEVNDDQGIREAMLSVRGAPKGSAQVQLMAPIDDSSTIAKFLDKRGPGLQQFAYRVSDIEALTDRLREAGVRLIYDAPRRGTANSRINFIHPKDAGGVLVELVEPAADADH